The following are from one region of the Prionailurus bengalensis isolate Pbe53 chromosome A2, Fcat_Pben_1.1_paternal_pri, whole genome shotgun sequence genome:
- the LOC122488350 gene encoding LOW QUALITY PROTEIN: taste receptor type 2 member 41-like (The sequence of the model RefSeq protein was modified relative to this genomic sequence to represent the inferred CDS: inserted 2 bases in 2 codons; deleted 2 bases in 1 codon), with protein MQAKPDKANQGQRERSKEGLCAGVGRRPGTKVQGTGVVTRVAETRPGLSAFFMLLFVLPCLLGILANGXVVLVLGRERLRRGRLPPSGMIILSLGASRFCLQWVGTVNSFYWXEYSRGPARQFFGLHWDFLNSATFWFSSWHSVLFCMKITNFTHPTFLWLKWRFPGSVPWLLMAPLLISFIITLLFFWGNCAVCEGFLIRKFPGNMTFRQWSRTLEVHYFLPLKLITRLVPCSVFLVSVALLINSLRRHTGRMRLSAHRPQDPSAQAHTRALKSLVSFLIPGALSLASLVIDAAGFFSESDWYWPWQILIYLCMSVHPFFLISSNLRLRGVCRQLLLLARGFWVA; from the exons ATGCAGGCAAAACCAGACAAGGCAAATCAGGGGCAGCGG GAAAGGTCTAAAGAGGGACTGTGTGCGGGGGTAGGGAGGAGGCCAGGGACCAAGGTGCAAGGCACAGGGGTGGTGACCCGAGTGGCCGAAACGCGGCCAGGGCTCTCAGCCTTCTTCATGCTGCTCTTCGTCCTGCCGTGCCTTCTGGGAATCCTGGCCAACG TCGTTGTGCTGGTGCTGGGCCGGGAAAGGCTGCGGCGGGGGAGGCTGCCTCCCTCTGGCATGATCATCCTGAGCTTGGGCGCCTCCCGCTTCTGCCTGCAGTGGGTTGGAACGGTGAACAGCTTCTACT TCGAGTACAGCAGAGGTCCTGCACGGCAGTTCTTTGGTCTCCATTGGGACTTCCTGAACTCAGCCACCTTCTGGTTCAGCTCCTGGCACAGTGTCCTCTTCTGCATGAAGATCACTAACTTCACCCACCCCACCTTCCTCTGGCTCAAGTGGAGGTTCCCAGGGTCAGTGCCCTGGCTCCTCATGGCTCCTCTCCTGATCTCCTTCATCATCACTCTGCTCTTCTTTTGGGGAAACTGTGCTGTGTGTGAAGGATTCTTAATTAGAAAGTTTCCTGGGAACATGACCTTCAGACAGTGGAGCAGGACACTGGAAGTTCACTACTTCTTGCCCCTGAAGCTGATCACCCGGTTAGttccttgctctgtttttctgGTCTCAGTTGCGCTGTTGATTAATTCTCTGAGGAGG CACACCGGGAGGATGCGGCTCAGCGCCCACAGGCCACAGGACCCCAGTGCCCAGGCTCACACCAGAGCTCTGAAGTCGCTCGTCTCCTTCCTCATTCCTGGTGCTCTGTCCCTCGCATCCCTGGTCATCGATGCTGCAGGTTTCTTCTCAGAGAGTGACTGGTACTGGCCGTGGCAGATTTTAATCTACCTGTGCATGTCTGTCCATCCGTTTTTCCTCATCTCCAGCAACCTCAGGCTTCGAGGGGTGTGCAGACAGCTACTGCTGCTggccaggggcttctgggtggcctAG